One genomic segment of Panicum virgatum strain AP13 chromosome 2N, P.virgatum_v5, whole genome shotgun sequence includes these proteins:
- the LOC120658308 gene encoding DNA-directed primase/polymerase protein produces MAAAYNPKDDVDRLFACFKCGVSPPQSAFRERPLQRSKKSRVSPVPGIAGSGGGSSSYAPTPDAAVEKHGAPSSTGIKFTGRKQMCPIMFYSSPQGVPVKKPLSLLRLLREIRIDLKKETDLIPRDVVWATFPRQEEAIRFSKAHAHANVFSYQDHMTGTRRFLVSTYDEFWRRYNDMDSKIRHHYEVIQEGSPCHIYFDLEFETRLNKKRDADEMVDMLVAVTFSALHDKYSIEGHEEWITELDSSTEEKFSRHLIIRIPKTAFKDNSHVGAFVSEVCSQIAAQRAANPDLDKLYITKEGSTGPVDQLFMDTAVYTRNRCFRLAFSSKSGKKSFLVPSRRFKCKEMDDKDVFMESLICRLDDNCDKLLICKLDLECKKTLHFDSEFSMPRIQGRNKEPIATYRSDFPHEYTYGKSPFPALDGFIEFIASFENVSGKIRSWYWFSQYGLMIYSMSRSRYCEHIGREHKSNHVMYIVDFQRAAYYQKCYDPDCQGYHSPLRPVPWDVMPKLSSIVESAKTEYQGEVVKINFDDSSRNVCYLSDGKSVMESHEDPGWWEEAAKFADSIENIGHTSDLCNLDDDDDADFWMNAEKIMEQIEQQKGSQSNTSGFRQSHCY; encoded by the exons atggcggcggcctaCAATCCCAAGGACGACGTCGACCGCCTCTTCGCCTGCTTCAAATGCGGCGTCTCCCCTCCCC AGTCGGCTTTCAGGGAGAGGCCCCTCCAGCGGAGCAAGAAGTCGCGGGTTTCCCCCGTGCCGGGGATTGCCGGTAGCGGTGGCGGGAGCTCCTCTTATGCTCCCACGCCAGACGCCGCGGTGGAGAAG CATGGCGCGCCGTCGTCGACGGGGATCAAATTTACAGGCCGCAAGCAGATGTGCCCAATTATGTTCTACAGTTCACCACAAGGCGTCCCGGTGaagaagccactcagcctcttGAGGCTGCTGCGTGAGATCCGCATTGATCTGAAGAAGGAAACCGACTTGATCCCCAG GGATGTTGTTTGGGCTACATTTCCTAGGCAAGAGGAGGCGATCAGGTTCTCCAAGGCACATGCGCATGCCAATGTCTTTAGCTATCAAGATCATATGACCGGGACAAGAAGGTTCCTTGTGTCTACATACGACGAGTTCTGGAGAAG GTACAATGATATGGATTCCAAGATTCGCCATCACTATGAAGTTATCCAGGAG GGTTCACCTTGCCACATTTACTTTGATCTCGAGTTTGAGACAAGATTGAACAAAAAGAGGGATGCAGATGAAATGGTCGATATGTTAGTTGCTGTCACATTCAGTGCCTTACATGACAAATATTCTATTGAAGGTCACGAAGAGTGGATCACAGAGTTAGACTCATCAACTGAAG AGAAATTTTCACGCCATCTAATCATTCGTATACCCAAGACTGCATTTAAAGACAACTCCCATGTTGGTGCATTTGTCTCTGAG GTTTGTTCACAAATTGCAGCTCAGCGTGCAGCCAATCCTGACCTTGATAAACTGTATATTACAAAAGAGGGCTCTACAGGTCCTGTCGATCAGCTCTTTATGGATACTGCTGTTTACACTCGTAATCGTTGTTTTCGTTTGGCTTTCTCATCGAAGTCTGGGAAGAAATCATTTCTTGTGCCTAGCAGGCGCTTCAAGTGCAAGGAAATG GATGATAAAGATGTCTTTATGGAGTCACTTATTTGCAGATTAGATGATAATTGTGATAAACTTTTGATATGCAAACTGGACTTGGAATGCAAGAAAACATTGCATTTTGACTCTGAATTCAGTATGCCTCGA ATTCAAGGAAGGAACAAGGAACCCATTGCTACTTATCGAAGCGACTTTCCTCATGAATACACCTATGGAAAATCTCCCTTTCCAGCTTTGGATGGCTTTATTGAGTTTATTGCTTCTTTTGAAAATGTGTCAG GAAAGATTCGTTCCTGGTACTGGTTTTCACAGTATGGTTTGATGATTTATAGCATGTCAAGGAGCAGGTACTGTGAGCACATTGGAAGAGAGCATAAGAGCAATCATG TGATGTACATTGTTGATTTCCAAAGAGCAGCGTATTACCAAAAGTGTTATGACCCTGATTGTCAAG GTTATCATTCTCCATTGCGTCCTGTACCCTGGGATGTGATGCCTAAACTTAGCTCTATAGTGGAGTCAGCCAAGACAGAATATCAGGGTGAAGTTGTAAAAATCAATTTCGACGACAGCAGCAGGAATGTGTGTTATCTGTCTGATGGTAAATCTGTCATGGAGAGTCATGAGGATCCTGGTTGGTGGGAAGAAGCTGCAAAATTTGCCGATAGCATCGAGAACATCGGGCACACGTCTGACCTGTGTAACTTG gatgatgatgatgatgcagaCTTCTGGATGAACGCAGAAAAGATTATGGAGCAAATTGAGCAACAAAAAGGATCACAGAGCAATACATCGGGTTTCCGGCAGTCGCATTGCTACTGA
- the LOC120658390 gene encoding probable protein S-acyltransferase 12: protein MDCCRHVNPFRACAGLRGLGYVMVALVVAIAAASYYAVVVCAWGPVLLDGGAAAAGAAAVLAAFHVLLAMIMWCYLMVVFTDPGSVPENWRHDAEYSGDPGSSSEEQGSAPRYCSRCQNGKPPRCHHCSVCNRCVLKMDHHCIWVVNCVGARNYKYFLLFLVYTFAETVLDTLVLLPYFIEFFQDESRRSSSPGDIAILFIAFVLNLAFALSLLCFIGMHASLVTSNTTSIEVHERKKSVSWKYDLGWRRNLEQVFGSKKLFWFVPLYSTEDLHNIPALRGLEFPTRSDAIV, encoded by the exons atGGACTGCTGCCGGCACGTGAACCCGTTCCGCGCCTGCGCGGGGCTGCGCGGGCTGGGCTACGTCATGGTGGCGCTCGTCGTCGCCATCGCTGCCGCCTCCTACTACGCGGTCGTCGTCTGCGCCTGGGGGCCCGTGCTCCTcgacgggggcgccgccgcggctggggccgccgccgtgctcgccgccTTCCACGTGCTC CTTGCAATGATTATGTGGTGCTATTTGATGGTTGTTTTCACCGATCCTGGTTCTGTACCTGAAAACTGGAGACATGATGCCGAATATAGTGGGGATCCTGGTTCCTCTTCAGAGGAGCAAGGAAGTGCACCTAGATATTGCTCTCGCTGTCAAAATGGCAAACCTCCCCGCTGTCATCATTGTTCTGTCT GTAACAGATGTGTGCTTAAAATGGACCATCACTGCATTTGGGTAGTGAATTGTGTTGGAGCAAGGAACTACAAGTATTTTCTCCTTTTCCTG GTGTATACATTTGCTGAGACAGTGCTGGATACCTTGGTACTACTTCCGTACTTTATTGAGTTCTTTCAAGATGAAAGCAGGCGTTCCAGCTCCCCTGGGGATATTGCTATTCTATTTATTGCTTTTG TTCTCAATTTAGCATTTGCGCTGAGCCTTCTTTGTTTCATTGGCATGCACGCGTCTCTCGTTACAAGTAATACAACTTCTATAGAG GTCCACGAGCGAAAGAAGTCAGTTTCATGGAAATATGACCTAGGATGGAGAAGAAACTTGGAGCAG GTCTTTGGCTCCAAAAAATTGTTCTGGTTCGTTCCCTTGTACTCTACAGAGGATCTGCACAACATCCCTGCGCTTCGAGGCCTTGAGTTCCCCACTCGTTCTGACGCAATTGTCTAA
- the LOC120658356 gene encoding disease resistance protein PIK6-NP-like, which produces MAAPSSKVRRLSIIHSSHSKSKHGKKALEKMNTSHFRSLSVFGSLDIRIAFRILQVLDLEGCRDFKRHHVKDISQMLLLKYLSLRGTDAEQLPSSIGKMQYLETLDVRETNVTELPGTVVLLDRILHILGGDKRRRRAHKLPDDIKQNPMRSLRVLSGIVIAEGSGAAWALAEMRLLRKLAIYRLDVNKDSATFKALLSSMDCLLDRSSLSSFTMVCECSDFLNSLDSLSAPPVLLKCLNLQGVLLGLPMWIHRLSVTELTLPITVLQTDTFERLSRLHELFSLTFSHSGGSQDSEVDGIIESNKYVTGGKIVIPITKHDWYKTNLKLLRFSAPRLPPLHFSEGAMAHIERLDLQFRILEGIEGVENLQGLQQMHLMVDVQASEQTKSLVNDIAFKTREHGRSRVFVQKCHF; this is translated from the coding sequence ATGGCCGCGCCTAGCAGCAAAGTACGCAGGCTCTCCATCATCCACAGCAGCCACTCCAAGTCCAAGCATGGAAAGAAAGCGTTGGAGAAGATGAACACGTCTCACTTCCGATCACTGTCAGTGTTTGGGAGCCTGGATATTCGGATCGCATTCCGCATCCTGCAGGTGCTGGATCTCGAGGGCTGCAGAGATTTCAAGAGGCATCATGTGAAGGACATCTCTCAAATGCTCCTGCTCAAGTATCTGAGTCTCCGGGGGACTGATGCCGAGCAACTTCCATCAAGTATCGGGAAGATGCAGTATCTGGAGACTCTCGACGTCCGGGAGACGAACGTGACAGAGCTTCCCGGAACAGTTGTGCTGCTCGACAGAATCCTCCATATACTCGGTGGAGATAAGCGGAGGAGGAGAGCCCACAAGCTTCCTGATGACATCAAGCAGAACCCAATGAGGTCCTTGCGGGTACTGTCTGGCATTGTGATCGCGGAGGGatcaggcgcggcgtgggcacTTGCCGAGATGAGACTGCTGAGGAAGCTTGCCATTTACAGGCTCGACGTTAACAAGGATAGCGCGACCTTCAAGGCCCTGCTATCCTCCATGGACTGCCTGCTGGACCGCTCCTCCCTCTCGTCCTTCACAATGGTTTGCGAGTGCTCTGACTTCCTCAACTCGCTGGATTCCCTGTCCGCACCGCCCGTATTGCTCAAGTGTCTCAACTTGCAAGGCGTATTACTTGGCCTTCCCATGTGGATACACAGACTGAGTGTCACCGAGCTAACCCTTCCGATTACAGTTCTGCAGACAGATACTTTCGAGCGCCTCTCCAGATTACATGAGCTGTTTTCCCTCACCTTCTCACATTCTGGGGGAAGCCAGGATTCAGAGGTCGATGGCATCATTGAGAGCAACAAGTATGTAACTGGAGGGAAGATCGTCATTCCGATTACAAAGCATGACTGGTATAAAACCAATCTCAAGCTGCTTCGATTCTCCGCTCCTCGCTTGCCACCGCTGCACTTCTCAGAAGGGGCGATGGCACACATCGAAAGGCTTGACCTGCAATTCAGAATACTGGAAGGCATTGAAGGAGTCGAGAACCTGCAAGGCCTCCAGCAGATGCACCTCATGGTGGACGTCCAAGCAAGCGAACAAACAAAATCGTTGGTAAATGACATAGCATTCAAGACAAGGGAGCACGGACGATCCAGGGTGTTCGTGCAGAAATGCCACTTTTGA